Proteins encoded within one genomic window of Tidjanibacter massiliensis:
- a CDS encoding ExbD/TolR family protein, with the protein MAIDKRKIPEINAGSMADIAFLLLIFFLVATTMNTDTGIQRVLPPWVDNPTDDAPPIKERNLMQVKVNQYDQIQVQGKLVHLLQVKDLAKDFILNLGNSEDLPEKVMTDIELLGPYPVSEGVISLQNDRGTSYDMYIKVQNELTRAFNEIRDAVARERFGASFSELDEAKRKAIQQAVQTKISEAEPKNIGGN; encoded by the coding sequence ATGGCAATAGATAAAAGAAAAATCCCGGAAATCAATGCCGGCTCGATGGCCGACATTGCCTTCCTGCTGCTGATTTTCTTCCTTGTCGCCACCACCATGAACACGGACACCGGTATTCAGCGTGTCCTGCCCCCCTGGGTCGATAATCCTACGGACGATGCGCCTCCCATCAAGGAGCGTAACCTGATGCAGGTAAAGGTCAATCAGTATGACCAGATACAGGTTCAGGGCAAGCTGGTGCACCTGTTGCAGGTGAAGGACCTCGCAAAGGATTTTATCCTGAACCTGGGGAACAGCGAAGACCTTCCCGAAAAGGTCATGACCGACATAGAGCTTTTGGGGCCCTATCCGGTCAGCGAAGGGGTGATATCGCTCCAGAACGACCGCGGTACGAGCTACGACATGTATATCAAGGTACAGAACGAACTGACGCGTGCCTTTAACGAAATCCGTGATGCCGTGGCGCGCGAGCGGTTCGGTGCTTCGTTCAGCGAGCTCGACGAGGCGAAACGCAAGGCTATCCAGCAGGCGGTTCAGACCAAGATATCCGAGGCCGAACCTAAAAACATAGGAGGAAATTAG
- a CDS encoding ExbD/TolR family protein gives MAVIRKKGNKGVPPISTASLPDVIFMILFFFMTTTSMKETELRVAFTLPEATEIQKLEKKSLVSYIYVGQPTKQLQAQFGTAPRIQLNDTYRTPQDILDFIASERDKLNESDRNAMSVCIKADRYTRMGIITDVKQELRKANALRVTYAASKSLGYN, from the coding sequence ATGGCAGTTATAAGGAAAAAAGGTAACAAGGGTGTGCCGCCCATTTCGACGGCCTCCCTGCCCGACGTAATCTTCATGATTCTGTTCTTCTTTATGACGACCACATCCATGAAGGAGACCGAGTTGAGGGTGGCATTCACGCTGCCGGAGGCTACCGAAATCCAGAAGCTGGAGAAGAAGAGTCTCGTAAGCTACATCTATGTGGGACAGCCTACCAAGCAGCTTCAGGCCCAGTTCGGTACGGCACCCCGTATCCAGTTGAACGATACCTATCGTACTCCGCAGGATATTCTGGACTTCATTGCTTCCGAGCGCGACAAGCTCAACGAAAGCGACCGCAATGCCATGTCGGTTTGTATCAAGGCCGACCGTTATACGAGAATGGGTATCATTACCGACGTGAAGCAGGAGCTTCGTAAGGCGAATGCCCTTCGTGTGACTTATGCGGCGTCCAAATCGCTGGGATACAATTAG